A stretch of Pseudomonadota bacterium DNA encodes these proteins:
- a CDS encoding branched-chain amino acid ABC transporter permease: MDKIKKVWWLIPVVIIFLYPVTVGGKSAYWSGILVFAGIYVILAVGLDLLMGFTGQISVGHAAFFAVGAYTSAVLTVKYGFSPVLAMFAGMFLSGILAWMIGRPVLALKEYYLAMATLAFNEIIITLIVGFENITGGASGLRDIPPFSIFGLVLDNHLHYYYFVWAIVLIVIASSVLIIRSPFGRTLVAIHSDEVAARTFGVDCAKYKTRVFVLANVFASIAGSLFAHSMGFIAPDDFGVSTSVNILVMLFLGGIGTIYGPILGAIFLKLLPEITYLVQDYELLLNGVILIIVLVFMPKGIYGIFTTLRNRVFEKAGK, from the coding sequence ATGGACAAGATAAAAAAAGTCTGGTGGTTGATCCCTGTAGTTATAATCTTTCTATATCCTGTAACCGTTGGCGGGAAATCGGCTTACTGGAGCGGTATACTTGTCTTCGCAGGCATCTATGTCATTTTGGCTGTTGGCCTTGATCTTCTGATGGGCTTTACAGGCCAGATATCCGTTGGCCATGCGGCGTTTTTTGCAGTGGGCGCTTATACATCCGCTGTTCTGACAGTTAAATACGGTTTTTCACCTGTGCTTGCCATGTTCGCCGGTATGTTCTTAAGCGGAATCCTCGCATGGATGATTGGAAGACCTGTTCTGGCTCTGAAAGAATACTACCTTGCTATGGCAACCCTTGCTTTTAATGAAATCATTATTACACTTATTGTCGGTTTCGAAAATATAACCGGCGGCGCCTCGGGACTTCGCGACATTCCGCCATTCAGCATATTCGGGCTTGTTCTTGATAATCATCTCCATTATTACTACTTTGTATGGGCAATTGTTCTCATAGTTATTGCAAGTTCTGTACTCATTATACGTTCACCCTTCGGAAGAACTTTAGTCGCTATCCACAGCGACGAGGTAGCGGCCCGCACTTTCGGGGTTGATTGTGCAAAATACAAGACCCGCGTTTTTGTACTTGCTAATGTTTTCGCTTCAATTGCAGGTTCTCTGTTTGCACATTCCATGGGATTTATTGCTCCCGATGATTTTGGTGTTTCAACTTCTGTCAATATTCTTGTTATGCTCTTTCTGGGAGGGATAGGGACCATATACGGTCCGATTCTGGGGGCTATCTTTCTTAAGCTCCTTCCGGAGATAACCTATCTGGTACAGGATTACGAATTGCTGCTTAACGGTGTTATTCTCATTATAGTTCTTGTTTTCATGCCGAAAGGCATTTATGGCATCTTTACAACTTTGAGAAACAGGGTTTTTGAAAAGGCAGGTAAATGA
- a CDS encoding FadR/GntR family transcriptional regulator, whose amino-acid sequence MSAFKPIKQSRISEEVAEQLKQSILLSTFKAGDKLPSERDLADQFQVSRIAVREALRRLENTGFVATRQGVTGGTFVTDLTFEHLSNAFVDLFLAEKISVPELVEVRLLVEPEIARLSATRIGRKHAKLLKEALEIEDLPVCSLAEDLDRKTAVHYILAEICGNHFLEALERSLMALTRQVVQTVNSGQPFIHPAGMHRSVVEAVLARKPDLAAAEMRRHTIEFGENLINLEKSFRERAL is encoded by the coding sequence ATGTCTGCGTTTAAACCTATTAAACAATCCAGAATATCAGAGGAAGTGGCTGAACAACTGAAGCAATCCATTCTTTTGAGCACCTTCAAGGCAGGAGATAAATTGCCATCTGAGCGCGATCTTGCAGATCAGTTCCAGGTAAGCCGAATTGCTGTCCGCGAGGCCTTGAGGCGACTTGAGAATACGGGATTTGTCGCTACCCGTCAGGGTGTTACAGGCGGCACATTTGTTACAGACCTGACATTTGAACATCTTAGTAATGCTTTTGTTGATCTTTTTTTAGCTGAAAAAATATCTGTTCCGGAACTTGTAGAGGTAAGACTTCTTGTAGAGCCTGAAATAGCACGGCTGTCAGCCACACGTATAGGACGAAAACATGCGAAGCTTTTGAAAGAAGCTTTAGAAATCGAGGATCTACCAGTGTGTTCTTTAGCGGAAGACCTGGACAGAAAGACTGCTGTCCATTATATACTTGCTGAGATTTGTGGAAACCATTTTCTTGAGGCACTGGAGAGGTCACTCATGGCCTTGACCAGGCAGGTTGTTCAAACGGTAAATTCTGGGCAACCCTTTATCCATCCGGCGGGAATGCATCGCTCTGTCGTTGAGGCCGTTCTTGCCCGAAAACCTGACTTAGCTGCTGCAGAAATGCGGCGTCATACAATAGAATTCGGAGAAAATCTGATCAATTTAGAAAAAAGCTTCAGAGAAAGAGCTTTGTAA
- a CDS encoding TRAP transporter substrate-binding protein produces the protein MRKNSFKRVFVASMVLLFFVCTALVVAGPLHAQEKAMKLRLSTMWPPTHPHSVLFNQWGKDVEKATQGRVTVTLFAASTLSPPMQVYDNTVKGIVDVGTNLLAYSPGRLPLSEVLQQPLGYRNGLQASKLANAFYKKFKPKEFDDVKVMFLHGAAPGFIFTKKVIKSTDEIKGLRIRANAENADIVKALGASPVTMPVTEAYDSLSRGVVDGTLFPIEALRGFKIGEVVKTVIENYGSSYMTSMYCIMNKDKWNAISPADQKAIETINDEYSEKFGNQWVKLDKGAEEFAKSKGVTFVTVSKAEEAATIQKMKPILADYVKTTKAKGLPGDEALKFCQDFLKNNP, from the coding sequence ATGAGGAAAAACAGTTTTAAGCGAGTTTTTGTTGCGTCAATGGTGCTTTTATTCTTTGTCTGCACCGCCCTTGTAGTCGCAGGTCCTTTGCACGCCCAGGAGAAGGCTATGAAGCTCAGACTTTCAACTATGTGGCCGCCTACACACCCTCATTCAGTATTGTTCAACCAATGGGGCAAGGATGTTGAGAAGGCAACACAGGGAAGGGTAACAGTGACTTTATTTGCAGCCAGTACACTTTCACCTCCGATGCAGGTCTATGACAACACTGTAAAAGGTATTGTTGATGTCGGCACAAACTTATTGGCATACTCACCCGGCAGACTTCCGCTTTCTGAAGTTTTACAGCAGCCGCTTGGATACAGGAACGGATTGCAGGCAAGCAAGCTGGCAAATGCATTTTATAAGAAATTCAAACCTAAAGAATTTGATGACGTAAAGGTTATGTTTCTCCATGGCGCGGCACCGGGTTTCATTTTTACGAAGAAAGTTATAAAATCAACTGATGAGATCAAAGGACTCAGAATCAGGGCCAATGCAGAGAATGCGGACATTGTAAAGGCTCTCGGCGCTTCTCCTGTAACCATGCCTGTTACTGAAGCATACGATAGCCTTTCAAGGGGTGTTGTGGATGGGACTCTTTTCCCGATTGAAGCATTACGGGGATTCAAAATCGGTGAGGTTGTCAAGACGGTAATTGAGAACTATGGCTCATCCTATATGACATCCATGTATTGTATCATGAACAAGGATAAATGGAATGCAATATCCCCGGCTGATCAAAAAGCAATAGAAACAATCAATGACGAATACAGTGAAAAATTCGGTAATCAGTGGGTTAAATTGGATAAAGGTGCAGAAGAATTCGCCAAATCTAAAGGCGTAACTTTTGTGACGGTTTCTAAAGCTGAAGAAGCAGCAACCATTCAAAAGATGAAACCTATTTTAGCAGACTATGTTAAAACGACAAAAGCAAAAGGTCTTCCAGGCGATGAAGCATTGAAATTCTGCCAGGACTTTTTAAAGAACAATCCGTAA
- a CDS encoding ABC transporter ATP-binding protein — protein MTEQDSTILKLVDVQKSFEGVHALDHVSFSIKKDQIKALIGPNGAGKTTLLNAINGIIPPDSGQIFLLGQNLVGLRTDKVASLGLSRTFQLVRMFTINNATVLDNVMLGAHTKLKPSLLESIFRRGKVEKEEKAAREKALRLLKFVGLEKTADAVPTALSFGNQRLVELARALMTEPQILLLDEPASGLNDTEVEDFTKLLLSIRDKGITILLVEHNMKLVMNIADDIVVLDFGKKLAEGSPQEICANPEVIEAYLGVKNKECEIKI, from the coding sequence ATGACGGAACAGGACAGCACTATTTTAAAACTTGTTGATGTGCAAAAAAGTTTTGAAGGAGTACATGCGCTTGATCATGTGAGTTTTAGCATAAAGAAAGATCAAATCAAGGCATTGATAGGTCCGAACGGTGCAGGCAAAACCACGCTCCTCAATGCAATAAACGGTATAATACCTCCTGACAGCGGTCAAATATTTTTACTCGGCCAAAACCTGGTCGGACTTAGAACTGACAAAGTTGCTTCCCTCGGCCTTTCAAGGACCTTTCAGCTTGTAAGAATGTTTACGATAAACAATGCCACAGTGCTAGATAATGTTATGCTGGGCGCCCATACAAAACTTAAGCCAAGTTTACTCGAGTCAATCTTCCGTCGAGGTAAGGTAGAAAAAGAAGAGAAAGCGGCTCGCGAGAAAGCCTTACGGCTTCTGAAATTCGTGGGCCTTGAAAAAACAGCCGATGCTGTCCCAACAGCACTTTCTTTTGGCAACCAGCGTTTGGTTGAGCTTGCAAGGGCATTGATGACCGAGCCCCAAATACTTTTACTTGATGAACCGGCCTCCGGCCTGAATGACACCGAAGTGGAGGATTTTACAAAGCTTCTTCTATCTATCCGGGATAAGGGCATAACAATTCTTCTGGTAGAACACAATATGAAGCTTGTAATGAACATTGCTGATGATATCGTTGTTCTGGATTTCGGTAAAAAACTAGCAGAAGGCTCCCCGCAGGAGATCTGCGCCAATCCTGAGGTTATTGAAGCGTACCTGGGGGTAAAAAATAAAGAGTGTGAAATTAAAATATGA
- a CDS encoding ABC transporter ATP-binding protein: protein MLNVEHISAGYGKVQVLKEINLEVGSGEIVCLVGANGAGKTTLLKVISGIIPSIQGKLYFDSQDITNRKPDYIVRTGLSHVPEGRQIFADLTVRQNLILGAYVHKLKKEEMEKLFNFVFDLFPILKTRLTQKAGTMSGGEQQMLAIGRGLMSQPKLLLLDEPSLGLAPLVVEIILNVIQSLRSAGIAILLIEQNVNAALQIADRAYIMETGRIVSQGSAKTLLGDDEVRKRYLGM, encoded by the coding sequence ATTCTGAATGTTGAACATATATCAGCAGGTTATGGCAAGGTTCAGGTCTTAAAAGAGATCAATCTGGAAGTGGGAAGCGGTGAAATAGTATGTCTTGTTGGAGCTAACGGCGCAGGAAAGACGACGCTTCTTAAAGTTATTTCCGGAATCATACCCTCAATACAGGGAAAATTATATTTTGACAGCCAGGACATAACCAATCGTAAACCTGATTACATAGTCAGGACGGGTCTGAGTCATGTCCCGGAAGGACGACAGATATTTGCTGACCTTACAGTACGACAGAACCTAATACTTGGTGCATATGTACATAAATTGAAAAAAGAGGAAATGGAGAAGCTGTTCAATTTTGTTTTTGATCTTTTCCCGATCCTGAAAACAAGGTTGACACAGAAAGCCGGGACTATGAGCGGAGGGGAACAACAGATGCTCGCAATCGGGCGAGGCCTAATGTCCCAGCCAAAGCTTCTTCTCCTTGATGAACCGTCTCTCGGCCTTGCGCCCCTTGTTGTTGAAATTATATTGAACGTTATCCAGAGTCTCCGGTCTGCCGGTATTGCAATATTATTAATTGAACAGAATGTCAACGCTGCTCTTCAAATAGCAGATCGGGCATACATCATGGAGACGGGCAGGATTGTCAGCCAGGGTAGTGCCAAAACACTGCTTGGAGACGATGAAGTACGAAAAAGGTATCTCGGCATGTAA
- a CDS encoding AMP-binding protein has product MNVARNLERSAFYFSEQPALAEAGSQISYGELNDRVDRIATGLIKMGLQPGEHVGICAPNSSDWITFYFAVLKTGAVAVTYSSLLSKDELRLLVDHAKPKFIFASEDKLNDLEVLRSSAGIESIICDGGDTTLQRIINAGTNHFKAVERERTDTAAVLYTGGTTGVPKGVMLTHENINTSAHNVAHNEHSNQYDRALCFLPFNHVFGQAHIMNATIYSAGCLEILPIFNLDQVLEATASGRVTKLFAVPTVYTRLLNIEGIKEKLGKVRYCFSAAASMAEEIVRQWKNHTGLTIYEGYGLTESASAVTFNHYYPERHVVGSIGTEVPGVEVQIRDISGNVLEQGQEGEICILGHNIMKGYLDNPEATREAFWEGGWFRSGDIGFFDKDGYLYIVDRLKDMIITGGENVYPREVEEIIYKKTEVEECAVVGFPDKEWGEKVIAFVVPRPGKTVVAEDLKSFLKARLSPFKVPKEYVILEEMPKSPAGKILKRELKKIFSR; this is encoded by the coding sequence ATGAACGTTGCAAGGAACCTTGAAAGATCAGCCTTTTATTTTTCGGAACAGCCAGCGTTGGCTGAGGCTGGATCACAAATCTCTTATGGAGAACTGAACGATCGTGTAGACCGTATTGCTACAGGCCTAATAAAAATGGGCCTACAGCCGGGAGAACATGTCGGCATCTGTGCACCTAACTCATCTGATTGGATAACATTCTACTTCGCTGTTCTGAAAACAGGAGCCGTGGCAGTGACATACTCCAGCCTTTTGAGTAAAGATGAATTAAGACTACTTGTAGACCATGCAAAACCAAAGTTCATATTTGCCTCAGAAGATAAGTTAAACGATCTTGAGGTGCTACGGAGTTCAGCAGGTATAGAAAGTATTATATGTGATGGGGGCGACACAACCTTGCAACGCATTATAAACGCAGGAACAAATCATTTTAAGGCAGTCGAGAGAGAGCGAACCGATACTGCTGCTGTCCTTTATACCGGTGGTACAACCGGTGTTCCAAAAGGGGTTATGCTTACCCATGAAAATATCAACACATCTGCCCATAATGTAGCTCATAATGAACATTCCAACCAGTATGATAGAGCCCTCTGCTTCCTTCCTTTTAACCACGTTTTTGGTCAAGCTCATATTATGAATGCAACAATTTATAGTGCAGGATGCCTTGAAATTCTTCCAATTTTTAATCTCGATCAGGTTTTGGAAGCAACAGCCAGCGGCAGAGTGACCAAACTTTTTGCGGTACCTACCGTGTACACCCGTTTGTTAAATATTGAAGGTATTAAGGAAAAACTGGGAAAGGTACGCTATTGCTTTTCGGCAGCAGCTTCTATGGCAGAAGAAATAGTCCGGCAGTGGAAGAATCATACAGGGCTGACAATATATGAAGGCTACGGTCTTACCGAATCAGCTTCCGCTGTTACCTTCAACCATTATTACCCTGAAAGGCATGTAGTGGGGTCAATCGGTACAGAAGTCCCCGGCGTAGAAGTACAGATCCGTGATATATCGGGGAACGTGCTTGAACAAGGGCAAGAGGGCGAGATCTGCATTTTAGGACACAATATCATGAAAGGGTACCTGGATAACCCCGAGGCAACCCGTGAAGCCTTCTGGGAGGGCGGATGGTTCAGATCAGGAGACATTGGTTTTTTTGATAAGGACGGTTACCTTTACATAGTCGACCGCCTGAAGGATATGATTATTACCGGTGGAGAAAATGTCTATCCGCGCGAAGTGGAAGAAATAATTTATAAGAAGACTGAGGTCGAAGAATGTGCTGTTGTGGGATTTCCCGACAAGGAGTGGGGAGAGAAAGTTATAGCCTTTGTCGTACCGAGACCTGGAAAAACTGTTGTAGCTGAAGACCTAAAATCATTTCTGAAAGCCAGGCTTTCGCCTTTCAAAGTACCAAAGGAGTATGTTATATTGGAAGAAATGCCTAAGAGTCCTGCCGGTAAAATATTGAAACGTGAGCTGAAAAAAATATTTTCTCGGTGA
- a CDS encoding AMP-binding protein, whose translation MNLATNLEASAQYFPSQPAIRQGELQWTYAELNERANLVAGGLVKLGVKPGEYVGLCSLNSADWIAFYYGVLKTGAVAVTLSGLLTEEELANLINHAKPRILFTSESRLNDVMKLKSTDGLQTVICPDGDMDIAHLMQMGKESSVFRAINRNRIDTAAILYTGGTTGIPKGVMLTHEGMNFSARAIAYYEHSNQNDQALCFLPFNHVFGQNHIMNSTIMSSGCLELLPTFDMDLIFEAIAAGRVTKFFAVPTVYVRFLGMPDLEKKVGKLRYCFSAAASMAREIVKQWKERTGITIAESYGMTEVMPITFNHFYPEQHAVGSVGPVVHGVEAQIRDASGNEVPQGHEGEICIRGRNVMKAYLNNPKDTAEALWQGEWLRSGDIGYVDERGYFYIVDRLKDLIITGGENVFPREIEEVLYTRPEVQECAVIGLPDKEWGEKVAAYVVPKEGQQISTDALKSFMKSTLSPFKVPKQFFIVKDLPKSPAGKILKRELKKQVLEKPDDSVKKG comes from the coding sequence ATGAATCTTGCAACTAATTTAGAGGCGTCGGCACAATATTTTCCATCTCAACCTGCCATCCGACAGGGCGAACTCCAATGGACCTATGCGGAACTAAACGAAAGGGCAAACCTGGTTGCAGGAGGACTTGTTAAACTGGGGGTTAAACCAGGTGAATATGTGGGACTCTGTTCACTAAACTCGGCTGACTGGATTGCCTTCTACTATGGTGTGCTTAAAACAGGAGCTGTGGCCGTAACTTTATCCGGGCTGTTAACAGAGGAGGAACTGGCTAATCTAATCAACCACGCAAAACCTCGTATTCTCTTTACGTCGGAATCAAGACTTAATGATGTAATGAAACTAAAAAGCACTGATGGTCTCCAGACAGTTATCTGCCCTGACGGAGATATGGACATTGCTCACCTGATGCAGATGGGGAAAGAATCGAGTGTTTTTAGGGCGATCAATAGAAATCGTATTGATACTGCTGCAATCCTTTATACAGGAGGAACTACAGGCATTCCGAAAGGTGTTATGCTGACACATGAAGGAATGAACTTCTCCGCCCGGGCCATTGCATATTATGAGCACTCCAACCAGAACGATCAGGCCCTTTGCTTTCTACCATTTAACCATGTTTTTGGTCAGAATCACATAATGAACTCCACCATCATGAGCTCAGGCTGCTTGGAATTACTCCCGACCTTTGATATGGATCTTATATTTGAAGCGATTGCAGCAGGCAGGGTTACAAAATTTTTTGCAGTGCCCACTGTTTATGTCCGTTTTCTTGGTATGCCTGACCTGGAAAAGAAGGTAGGGAAACTTCGGTATTGTTTTTCTGCAGCGGCAAGTATGGCAAGAGAAATTGTGAAACAATGGAAAGAGCGGACAGGTATTACGATAGCAGAGTCCTATGGAATGACGGAGGTTATGCCGATAACATTCAATCATTTCTATCCCGAACAACATGCTGTGGGATCTGTAGGCCCGGTAGTCCACGGTGTTGAAGCACAGATCAGAGATGCTTCAGGCAATGAGGTACCTCAGGGCCATGAAGGTGAAATTTGTATCAGGGGAAGGAATGTAATGAAAGCCTATCTTAATAATCCCAAAGACACTGCAGAGGCTCTCTGGCAAGGAGAATGGCTTCGTTCCGGTGATATAGGTTATGTCGACGAGCGTGGTTACTTTTATATTGTAGACCGCCTGAAAGACCTTATAATCACAGGTGGAGAGAACGTATTTCCTCGTGAAATAGAGGAAGTCCTTTATACAAGACCGGAGGTGCAGGAATGTGCCGTCATCGGGCTCCCGGACAAAGAGTGGGGAGAGAAAGTTGCCGCATACGTGGTGCCCAAGGAAGGACAACAAATATCCACGGATGCACTAAAATCCTTTATGAAGTCTACGCTTTCACCTTTTAAAGTACCCAAACAGTTCTTTATAGTCAAGGATTTACCGAAAAGCCCGGCAGGTAAAATTTTGAAACGAGAGCTCAAAAAACAGGTCCTTGAAAAACCCGATGATTCTGTAAAGAAAGGGTGA
- a CDS encoding flavin reductase family protein: protein MYYDPDKNNHGLPHNPFKSCVVPRPIGWISTISPDGFHNLAPYSQFQNLTFDPPYVMFAANQNTRGTRKDSAINAEQTGDFVYNMATYELREAVNRSAAEVPPEIDEFEIAGLTKVPSVMVKPCRVAESPVQFECRYYQTIRLPGNGLMGSVDIIIGRVVLIHIKDNAITPDGRIDILKIRPLARLGYYDYTTVDSIFEMVIPGENESLLIGLEGAAESAPAKDKK, encoded by the coding sequence ATGTATTATGATCCTGATAAAAACAACCACGGACTACCTCATAATCCTTTCAAGTCCTGCGTTGTACCAAGACCTATTGGATGGATATCGACTATAAGCCCTGACGGATTTCACAACCTTGCACCATACAGTCAGTTTCAGAACCTCACTTTTGATCCACCTTATGTGATGTTTGCAGCAAATCAGAATACACGTGGAACTCGGAAAGATTCTGCAATAAATGCCGAGCAAACCGGTGATTTTGTCTACAATATGGCCACTTACGAACTTCGCGAGGCAGTAAACCGTTCTGCAGCAGAAGTACCGCCGGAGATCGATGAATTTGAAATTGCCGGACTGACCAAAGTGCCGTCTGTTATGGTAAAACCTTGCCGGGTAGCAGAATCGCCTGTTCAATTCGAGTGCCGCTACTATCAGACTATACGTCTGCCCGGTAACGGACTCATGGGCTCAGTAGATATCATAATAGGTCGTGTAGTTTTGATACATATTAAAGATAATGCAATCACCCCAGACGGACGCATTGATATTTTAAAAATCCGTCCGTTGGCACGCCTGGGTTACTACGACTATACAACTGTGGATTCTATCTTCGAAATGGTAATTCCGGGCGAGAATGAGTCCCTGCTAATTGGTCTCGAGGGTGCCGCAGAGAGTGCTCCCGCCAAAGACAAAAAGTAG
- a CDS encoding ABC transporter substrate-binding protein: MYTPKGHFRDEEFRIGGIFPLTGYLSWSGEYKRKAAELKTRMINEAGGINGYRLRLIAYDDQSSSERAAKIAEALIFKHKVIAMVGTGSLPISGAVARIANKYKIPAFLNSGYAIDPVKDLFVFNTAHKTEFAIACSFQHFKEEDINRIALLMPTGLLGDLGSWLGRRLASRLGIKIICEERFDVRSPNMTLQIERLRGLNPQALFSFVTGEPAAWVAKKMAQIGLNIPLLVSHGNANPGFLKLVSHIPVPLIVPSGKSMILDSIPENDPCKNVVMNFNKRHMQNYGEPANYYSAELADAVDLVAEGLRIAGSDPEELRDAVENIREFRGMQGTYDLSPIDHYGTQLEHMVLLTIKEGKWCFAKAFSSIAFSENIHINQKIELISKLADLLSEPHPNGLAQPNQAPLSIGPEIPWINPNLTDAGSDTYFVAKLYCRDKHDMVRAVQKEDKLKARQILYRLLTVTILQHFESLESFKISVLELFLALFDAAADEGVDLDKLIKLKHRFIVEWKGTKNQETLCLWIIRALDRILDSFSKKMLGRDLNLLKKVFHYIDKNYADDLNVDCIAREVCLSKSRLIHRMRSQYGLTLSDCIAKIRIEKAKVLLKQTDMPISKIAHEVGYGDQSYFTKVFKKTLNCTPKDFRCSALKFSAEFENWWDD; encoded by the coding sequence ATGTATACACCCAAAGGGCACTTCAGGGATGAGGAATTTCGTATCGGAGGCATCTTCCCTTTAACGGGATATCTATCCTGGTCTGGAGAATATAAGCGGAAGGCAGCCGAACTGAAAACCAGAATGATAAATGAAGCCGGTGGTATAAACGGATACCGCCTCAGATTGATAGCGTACGACGATCAGTCTTCTTCCGAACGGGCAGCTAAAATAGCTGAGGCTTTGATTTTCAAACACAAGGTAATTGCCATGGTAGGCACAGGTTCGCTCCCGATTTCCGGCGCGGTGGCCCGCATAGCCAACAAATATAAAATACCGGCATTTTTAAATTCCGGATATGCCATTGATCCCGTCAAAGACCTTTTTGTTTTTAACACCGCACACAAAACTGAATTCGCAATAGCATGTTCTTTTCAGCATTTTAAAGAAGAAGATATAAACAGAATCGCCCTTTTAATGCCAACCGGACTTCTCGGAGATTTAGGGAGTTGGCTGGGCCGACGGCTTGCAAGCCGTTTGGGTATAAAAATCATCTGCGAGGAAAGATTCGACGTCAGGTCGCCGAACATGACATTACAGATAGAAAGGCTGCGTGGCTTAAACCCCCAAGCGCTTTTTTCATTTGTCACAGGAGAACCGGCCGCATGGGTAGCCAAAAAAATGGCCCAGATAGGTTTAAATATACCTTTGCTCGTATCCCACGGCAATGCGAACCCCGGATTTCTAAAACTGGTTTCTCATATACCTGTTCCACTTATAGTGCCTTCAGGGAAAAGCATGATCCTCGATTCCATTCCGGAAAATGATCCATGTAAAAATGTCGTAATGAATTTTAATAAAAGACATATGCAGAACTATGGAGAACCTGCCAATTATTATTCTGCAGAACTGGCTGATGCTGTCGATCTGGTAGCTGAGGGTTTGAGGATTGCAGGGTCTGACCCTGAGGAACTGCGCGATGCTGTTGAAAACATAAGGGAATTCAGAGGAATGCAGGGAACCTATGATTTATCGCCGATTGACCACTATGGCACCCAGCTTGAGCATATGGTTCTGCTAACCATAAAAGAAGGTAAATGGTGCTTTGCTAAAGCGTTTTCCTCAATAGCGTTTTCCGAGAATATTCATATCAACCAAAAAATTGAGTTAATTAGCAAACTGGCTGACCTGTTGTCTGAACCCCATCCTAATGGCCTTGCCCAACCAAATCAGGCCCCTCTTTCTATAGGGCCGGAAATACCCTGGATCAATCCGAACCTTACGGATGCTGGTTCCGATACATATTTTGTCGCTAAACTTTACTGTCGGGATAAACACGACATGGTGCGCGCCGTTCAGAAAGAAGATAAACTCAAAGCCAGACAGATCCTTTATCGGCTGTTGACCGTCACCATTTTACAGCATTTCGAAAGTCTTGAAAGTTTTAAAATTTCAGTGCTTGAACTCTTTCTTGCTCTCTTTGATGCTGCCGCAGATGAGGGAGTCGATCTTGATAAACTGATAAAACTTAAACACAGATTTATCGTGGAGTGGAAAGGCACTAAAAACCAGGAGACGCTCTGCCTCTGGATTATCAGGGCTCTTGACAGAATACTTGACAGCTTTTCCAAAAAAATGTTGGGAAGGGATCTCAATTTGTTGAAAAAGGTATTTCATTACATAGATAAAAATTATGCTGATGATCTGAACGTGGACTGCATAGCGCGTGAAGTTTGCTTGAGCAAATCACGTCTGATCCACCGGATGAGAAGCCAGTATGGTTTAACGTTAAGCGATTGCATTGCAAAGATCAGGATAGAAAAAGCAAAAGTATTACTCAAGCAAACGGACATGCCTATAAGCAAGATTGCCCACGAAGTAGGTTACGGAGATCAAAGTTATTTCACAAAGGTATTTAAAAAAACTCTAAACTGTACCCCAAAGGATTTCAGATGCAGCGCATTGAAATTCTCAGCAGAATTTGAGAACTGGTGGGATGATTAA
- a CDS encoding TRAP transporter small permease produces the protein MKRFIAGVASIDKLLYIIAGSVLACMIMLTLCDVILRNFGHPITGSMEFIQYGGCIVFGFSIPYGTMLGCQIIVDIITEKFSPEKRRVIEIITRCIGILIFLFVAYNFYVYGIDVRKTGERTASFKIPYYPFSFALSFTFLLQSLTIFCDLIKKVKGANNE, from the coding sequence ATGAAACGCTTTATAGCAGGCGTTGCCAGTATCGATAAATTGTTGTACATCATTGCTGGGAGTGTATTGGCCTGTATGATTATGTTAACCCTCTGTGATGTGATTTTAAGAAACTTCGGCCATCCGATTACGGGATCCATGGAATTCATACAATACGGTGGGTGCATTGTATTCGGATTCTCAATTCCTTATGGGACAATGCTCGGGTGTCAGATAATTGTTGATATAATAACAGAGAAGTTCAGTCCGGAAAAAAGACGAGTCATAGAAATAATTACCAGATGCATAGGTATTCTGATATTCTTATTTGTTGCCTACAATTTTTATGTTTATGGGATAGATGTGAGAAAAACAGGTGAACGTACGGCCAGCTTTAAGATACCTTACTACCCGTTCAGTTTTGCCCTTTCATTCACTTTTCTGCTGCAGAGTTTAACGATATTTTGTGATCTGATAAAAAAAGTGAAAGGAGCAAATAATGAGTGA